Proteins encoded by one window of Tunturibacter psychrotolerans:
- a CDS encoding lipase maturation factor family protein, with protein MQATKRSFHYLFDSSQGSTDHFIARWLFLRSLGLVYFSAFFSLVYQVRGLIGARGILPAAEYMQAAQGLGALRFWYVPTVLWFSSSNHMIVALCWTGLAASLALVANLWPRAMLVICFCCFLSFVSVAQEFSGYQSDGMLLEAGVLSIFLAPSGIFPGWGRERPVMRAAMFLLLWEWFRIYFQSGVIKLESGDPTWRNLTATYEYYQNGPLPTWIGWYLQHLPHWFHIATAALTLAMELALVWLAVLPRRWKTFCFFIVTFWQIGVIATANYAFLKYLVLALAFFLLDDTFLCRRNSLSHDGLNAPASRIDNAAHSNDENETSARTRPLSLFRTAIAAVVLVWIFYATLVPLVHMFWRGAPLPLKLVVALEPFRVANQYGLFAVMTPHRYEIEFQGSNDGKQWEAYPFRYKPQDLSERPRVYAPYQPRFDWNLWFASLCLWQQNLIVPRTEELLLENDRDALELFAGNPFWNAPPHFVRAVLWQYWFSTPEQKDTEGVWWRRQFLGAYAPTLARLPDGHIQVITD; from the coding sequence ATGCAGGCAACCAAAAGATCCTTCCACTACCTTTTCGACTCATCTCAGGGATCAACAGATCACTTCATCGCGCGTTGGCTCTTTCTCCGCTCCCTTGGACTGGTCTATTTTTCCGCATTTTTTTCGCTTGTTTATCAGGTGCGCGGCCTCATCGGAGCGCGAGGAATTCTTCCCGCCGCGGAATACATGCAGGCCGCACAGGGTCTCGGAGCTTTGCGTTTCTGGTACGTGCCAACTGTCCTATGGTTCTCCAGCAGCAACCACATGATTGTGGCTCTTTGTTGGACTGGTCTCGCTGCATCCCTGGCCCTTGTGGCCAATCTCTGGCCACGCGCCATGCTCGTGATCTGCTTCTGTTGCTTTTTGTCATTCGTCAGCGTCGCACAGGAGTTTTCAGGCTACCAATCAGACGGCATGTTGCTTGAGGCCGGAGTCCTGTCAATCTTCCTCGCCCCTTCTGGTATTTTCCCCGGGTGGGGAAGGGAACGGCCAGTGATGCGAGCGGCGATGTTTCTATTGTTGTGGGAATGGTTTCGCATCTATTTTCAGTCAGGCGTTATCAAGTTGGAGAGCGGAGATCCCACGTGGCGAAATCTGACGGCGACGTATGAGTACTATCAGAACGGGCCTCTGCCTACATGGATCGGCTGGTATCTTCAACACCTGCCGCATTGGTTCCATATCGCCACAGCCGCACTGACGCTTGCGATGGAACTCGCCCTCGTTTGGTTAGCAGTACTTCCACGCCGATGGAAGACTTTTTGCTTCTTCATCGTGACCTTTTGGCAAATTGGAGTCATCGCGACAGCGAACTATGCCTTTCTGAAATATCTCGTCCTCGCCCTCGCATTCTTTCTTTTGGATGACACATTTTTGTGTAGGCGGAATAGTTTAAGTCACGACGGTCTGAACGCTCCTGCTTCGAGAATCGATAACGCCGCCCATTCAAATGATGAGAATGAGACTTCTGCAAGAACACGTCCGCTGTCCCTCTTCCGCACTGCGATCGCTGCAGTCGTACTTGTCTGGATCTTCTACGCGACCTTAGTTCCTCTTGTGCATATGTTCTGGCGCGGTGCTCCGCTTCCTCTGAAACTCGTAGTTGCACTTGAACCTTTCCGCGTTGCGAACCAATATGGACTATTTGCTGTTATGACCCCACATCGCTACGAGATTGAATTTCAGGGATCCAACGACGGTAAGCAATGGGAGGCTTATCCCTTTCGCTATAAGCCGCAGGACTTGTCCGAACGGCCTCGTGTCTACGCACCTTATCAGCCACGTTTCGATTGGAACCTCTGGTTCGCCTCACTCTGCTTATGGCAACAGAATCTTATTGTTCCACGAACTGAAGAGTTGCTTCTTGAAAACGACCGCGATGCGCTCGAACTTTTCGCCGGTAATCCATTTTGGAATGCACCGCCTCATTTTGTTCGCGCGGTGTTGTGGCAATACTGGTTCAGCACGCCGGAACAGAAGGATACCGAAGGTGTATGGTGGCGGCGTCAGTTCCTTGGCGCCTATGCTCCGACTCTCGCGCGATTACCTGATGGCCATATCCAAGTTATCACTGACTAA
- a CDS encoding alkene reductase, which produces MSTPQKSKLFTPIQIGPFTLSHRVVMAPLTRLRSEQPGDIPGDLMAKMYGQRASGRGLIIAEATTVSVLGRGYLGAPGIYSDAQVVGWKKVTEAVHRKGGLIFLQLWHVGRQSHTDMTNGAAPVAPSVVPFEQIVVTGDGSVPVSPHRALKIEEIPGIIEEFRRGAERAKAAGFDGVEIHGANGYLLDQFLQDGSNKRTDAYGGSVDNRARLLLEVTEAVVSVWGAGRVGVRIAPSGTWASMSDSNPEVTFGYVAEQLNRLDLAYLHVVEPRIVGAEAPVEGQPPVAAAQLRKIFKGTILAAGGFEPEGAADIVGKGDADLVAFGRHFAANPDLPKRIELGLPLNPYDRNTFWGGDHRGYSDYPFYEELENTAA; this is translated from the coding sequence ATGAGCACCCCCCAAAAATCTAAGTTGTTTACTCCTATTCAGATTGGCCCTTTCACTCTGTCGCATCGTGTTGTGATGGCTCCCCTCACCCGCCTACGCTCTGAACAACCTGGTGACATTCCGGGCGACCTGATGGCGAAGATGTATGGGCAACGGGCCTCGGGGCGAGGGCTTATCATCGCTGAAGCGACTACAGTGTCGGTCCTCGGTCGCGGCTATCTTGGTGCGCCTGGCATCTATTCGGATGCACAGGTCGTTGGGTGGAAGAAGGTTACAGAAGCAGTCCACCGAAAGGGCGGACTAATATTTCTTCAGCTCTGGCACGTTGGGCGTCAGTCGCATACTGACATGACCAACGGAGCTGCACCTGTGGCGCCGTCAGTTGTTCCGTTCGAGCAGATTGTTGTGACAGGTGACGGATCGGTACCGGTCTCTCCGCACCGCGCTCTCAAAATTGAAGAGATCCCGGGCATCATCGAAGAATTTCGCAGAGGTGCCGAACGGGCGAAGGCAGCGGGCTTTGACGGCGTCGAAATTCATGGAGCAAATGGTTATCTGCTTGACCAGTTTCTTCAGGATGGTAGCAACAAACGTACCGACGCCTATGGAGGGTCGGTAGATAATCGAGCTCGGCTGCTACTTGAGGTCACAGAAGCAGTTGTGTCTGTGTGGGGGGCAGGCCGTGTCGGCGTTCGTATAGCGCCGAGCGGAACATGGGCTTCCATGTCGGATAGCAACCCAGAGGTCACCTTCGGTTATGTGGCTGAACAACTGAACCGCTTGGATCTGGCGTATCTGCATGTTGTCGAGCCGCGGATCGTAGGCGCAGAAGCTCCTGTGGAGGGTCAACCTCCAGTCGCAGCCGCGCAGTTGCGCAAAATCTTCAAAGGAACAATCCTTGCTGCAGGAGGGTTTGAACCTGAGGGAGCTGCGGATATTGTCGGCAAGGGTGACGCTGATCTGGTCGCATTCGGTCGTCACTTCGCCGCCAACCCGGACTTGCCCAAACGCATCGAGCTCGGACTTCCGCTCAACCCTTATGATCGCAACACCTTCTGGGGCGGAGATCATCGCGGTTATAGTGACTATCCGTTCTACGAGGAACTCGAAAACACGGCTGCTTGA
- a CDS encoding radical SAM protein: MIQTPASIRGTFSEIAAKVVEGTRIGQDDARWLWLNASDSELSSLAASVRGRFHAPGSCTYMVMRIINYTNVCVAQCDYCAFYKLPSQDGGYVLSQDAVFAKLDELLTLGGDLAAFNGGFNPHLPLSYYCDLFTAIRARYGDALEFYALTIAEFMYLADHAKLSYAQAAERLKDAGVRWITGGGSEILTEDFRVRHSKFKYTVAQYFEAQRAIVDAGLKTTATMVIGFDESLEERLEHLERTRQFQDETGGLASFLCWTFKPYFTQIGGIEITTAEYLRHLALCRIYLDNIPRIRTSVLTQNQQALEGLNYGADDFDLPIEDEVTQKAGATISLDFDRILGYARELGYSPAYRHVSLGRPPWNIGP, from the coding sequence ATGATCCAGACTCCTGCGTCCATCCGGGGGACGTTTTCCGAAATCGCCGCTAAGGTCGTCGAAGGGACGCGCATTGGTCAGGACGACGCGCGTTGGCTTTGGCTCAATGCATCCGACAGCGAGTTGTCCTCGCTTGCTGCAAGTGTGCGCGGGAGGTTTCATGCCCCTGGTTCTTGCACGTATATGGTGATGCGGATCATCAACTATACGAACGTTTGCGTTGCGCAGTGCGATTATTGTGCTTTTTACAAGCTGCCCAGCCAGGACGGAGGGTATGTGCTAAGTCAGGATGCTGTATTCGCAAAACTGGACGAGTTGCTGACGCTAGGCGGGGATTTGGCGGCGTTCAACGGGGGGTTCAATCCGCATCTGCCTCTAAGTTATTACTGCGATTTGTTCACCGCGATCCGTGCTCGATATGGTGACGCGTTGGAGTTCTACGCGTTGACGATTGCTGAGTTCATGTACCTTGCCGACCACGCTAAGCTGAGCTATGCCCAGGCCGCGGAGCGGTTGAAGGATGCTGGGGTGAGATGGATTACCGGAGGTGGTTCGGAGATTCTGACCGAGGATTTTCGTGTGCGGCACTCAAAGTTCAAGTACACAGTCGCACAATACTTCGAAGCACAGCGGGCGATCGTTGACGCGGGTCTGAAGACGACAGCAACGATGGTGATTGGGTTTGACGAGAGCCTGGAGGAGAGGCTTGAGCACCTCGAACGCACCCGTCAGTTTCAGGATGAAACCGGCGGACTGGCGAGTTTTCTCTGTTGGACGTTCAAACCCTACTTCACGCAGATTGGTGGTATCGAAATTACAACTGCGGAATACCTGCGCCATCTTGCCCTTTGTCGGATCTACCTCGACAATATCCCGCGGATTCGGACCTCAGTGCTTACTCAAAATCAACAGGCGCTCGAAGGATTGAACTACGGAGCAGATGACTTTGATCTGCCGATCGAAGATGAGGTGACTCAGAAGGCTGGTGCGACGATCAGCCTAGACTTCGATCGGATATTGGGCTATGCGCGAGAACTCGGATACTCGCCTGCGTATCGGCATGTGTCGTTGGGGAGGCCACCGTGGAACATTGGGCCTTAG
- a CDS encoding YncE family protein: MINFFQNMQKLNSKILSSALLLALSFDIYSAPVVHAASPKVLPQFHVQDQWNLGGKGGWGFLVLDTPAHRLYIPRTDRVMVVDTDSGKLLGEVEGMKNNRELTLDDSGKYGYVTDPTDGSAGYVRVFDRTNFKVVASVPTGAVPNAIVFDPTSKSVVAFNSHSHSATIIDSANNQVTATVPLAGRPGSAISDGTGSVFVTLPASGEIARIDVAAKKVSATWQLTPCTGPSGLAVDTGRHQLFTACEDHKLVSVSTDTGEVVVLGDAPLNAGDIDFDVQHNLLFVADATGELSIFRRDSALKYSRVQQVKTQPGARTMAVDPKYVKAYLVTSKFGQNTSAVSEELQYRPTPIPGTFSVIIVGR; the protein is encoded by the coding sequence ATGATCAATTTTTTCCAGAACATGCAGAAACTTAACTCAAAGATTCTCTCTTCCGCCCTCCTTCTCGCGCTTAGTTTCGATATCTACTCCGCACCAGTGGTCCATGCCGCCAGCCCAAAAGTGCTACCGCAATTTCATGTTCAAGACCAATGGAATCTAGGTGGCAAAGGCGGATGGGGTTTTCTCGTGCTCGACACCCCTGCTCATCGTCTGTATATCCCACGAACCGATCGCGTGATGGTCGTCGATACGGATAGCGGCAAACTTCTCGGCGAAGTCGAAGGAATGAAAAACAATCGCGAGCTCACGTTGGACGACTCCGGCAAGTACGGCTATGTCACCGATCCCACGGACGGATCAGCCGGTTATGTCCGCGTCTTTGACCGCACCAACTTCAAAGTGGTCGCATCTGTGCCGACAGGCGCGGTTCCCAATGCCATCGTCTTCGACCCCACTTCAAAGTCGGTCGTCGCCTTCAACTCACACAGCCATAGCGCGACCATCATCGATAGTGCGAATAATCAGGTCACAGCCACCGTTCCACTTGCCGGACGCCCCGGTTCAGCAATCTCTGATGGAACCGGCTCTGTTTTCGTGACGCTCCCTGCCAGCGGCGAGATTGCGCGCATTGACGTTGCCGCCAAGAAAGTCTCTGCTACTTGGCAATTGACGCCCTGCACTGGACCTAGTGGACTTGCCGTCGACACTGGCCGCCATCAACTCTTTACCGCCTGCGAGGACCACAAACTGGTGAGCGTCAGCACAGACACAGGTGAGGTTGTCGTCCTCGGAGATGCTCCGCTAAATGCTGGCGACATCGACTTCGACGTGCAGCACAATCTGCTCTTCGTTGCCGACGCCACTGGAGAACTCTCCATCTTTCGTCGCGACTCAGCTCTCAAATACTCCCGAGTCCAACAGGTGAAAACTCAGCCCGGCGCTCGGACGATGGCCGTCGACCCGAAGTACGTAAAGGCCTATCTAGTAACTTCGAAATTCGGACAGAATACCAGCGCAGTCTCTGAGGAGTTACAGTACCGTCCAACTCCGATCCCCGGCACTTTCTCAGTCATCATTGTGGGACGCTAA